The window GCAAACAGCGGCATCACGATCATGCTCACGAGGATGATCGTGGTGCGAAAGCGCGTGTACTTCGCCGGTTCCGTAGTGTCCGTCATACTGTTCGCCGTCGTTTCGTAAGACCGAAAGGGAGACATGCCCACACAATGAGCGAGGTCGCTCTTTGGGGGGCGGGATCATACTCGCGAGCAGCGATCGACCGCAACGGCAGTCAAACCACTCCGTTTTCCCTTATAATGACCGGGCTTTCTCGCAGCCGCAGGCCGCGGGCCTGACCGCTCGCTTTTGTCTCCGCTCCCCTTTCCGACACATCGTTTCCTCCTGTCGCGGCAGCCGATGCAATCGATTTACCTCGACCACAACGCGACGACTCCGCTTCTGCCGGAAGTGGCCGAGGCGATGGACCGCGCCGCACGGGCCGGATATGCGAATCCGGCCAGCCAGCATGCGGCCGGACGCCGCGCACGCCGGATCATCGAAGACGCCCGCGAGCGGATCGCCGAGATCTTAGGAGTAAACCTCGCGACGATGCAGCCCGACCGGCTCCTCTTCACCAGCGGCGGCACCGAGGCGAACAATCTGGCGCTGAGCGGATTAGTCGGCGGTGCGGTGAAAGGGGAGCTTGCGCCGGCCCCGCCGGCAGCGCATGTGCTTCTCTCGGCGATCGAGCATCCGTCGATCGTCGGGCCGGGCGAACGGCTCGCGGCCGAAGGTTACGACGTCGAACAGATTCCCGTCGACGGCGACGGACGAGTCGAAGTCGCGCGCTTCGCGCAGCTTCTCCGGCCGACGTCGCGGCTGGTGTCGCTGATGCTCGGCAACAACGAAACGGGAGTTTTGCAACCCGTCGCCGAAGTGGCTGCGCTCTGCCGCGCGCAGGGCGTGCTTATGCATACCGATGCTGCGCAAGCCGTCGGCAAGATCGAGGTCGACTTCGGAAAGCTCGGCGTCGATGCGCTCAGCGCCGCGGCACATAAGTTTCATGGCCCGCTCGGCATCGGCCTGCTCGCGCTGCGCCGCGGAGTGGTGCTCAGGCCGCTTTTGATCGGCGGCTTTCAGCAAGAAGGGCTTCGGCCCGGCACGGAATCGCCGGTGCTTGTCGTCGGCTTGCTGACGGCGCTGGAGATTTGGGCCCGCGACCGCGAGACACGGACTGCGCATCTGACGATGCTGCGCAACGAGCTCGAGCGCCGTTTACTAACGAGTTGTCCACAGATCGTCGTGCATGGTGCGCGCGTGGCGCGGTTGCCGCAGACGCTCAACATCGCGTTCGTCGGGGCAAATCGCCAAGCGATGCTTATGGCTCTCGATCAGGCCGGCGTTGCTTGTTCGACCGGTTCGGCCTGCGCGAGCGGCTCCAGCCGCCCGTCGCCGACGCTCGAAGCCATGTGCTGCTCGCCGGCCGAGCTGGAAAGCTCGCTTCGCTTCAGCGTCGGCTCGACGACGACCACGGCGGAAATCGTCGAAGCGGCGGCCCGAATTACGGCCGTTTTTCATGAGCTTTCGAGTTCGGAACGAACTTAGAGTCGTCGGCTTAGTAATTCGTCGGCTTTTCGGATCAAACGACCCTCTTTCGGTCGCTCGGCAGGCGAAAATTCGGTATATTGAGGGTTCGTTTTTCGAGCTCGGCGTCCTGATGTTCGGGCTCGATTTTCTCTCCCGATTTTTTGCCGCGGAACGATGTGATCGACACCTCGCTCACAGGCCACGCTTCGACGCCGATCGCAGAGCTCGTCACGGGCTCGCCGCGTCGCGCTCCGACGTTGGAAGACTTCGCTTCCGGCGATGAGAACCTGCTCGGGCTCGAGGCCGTCCGTCGGTTGATCGACGAGGCCGTCGTGCGCAGTAGCGGCGTTGACGTTCGCGAACCCGCAAGCGTGGCGACGGATCCCAATGCGACGATCGACGTTGCCGTCGATAGCACCGGTCCCTTGGTATTGCATGGACCGGCCGGCACGGGGAAGTCGCATCTTTGCGAAGCGCTCGTCGGCGAATGGCAGCGCCGGATGCCCGAGTCGACGGTCGTGCATCTTGCGGCGAGTGAATTTTCCGAACGGTACGCCGAAGCGGTCGAGGCCGATCGAATCGATCCGTTCCGCAATCGTTTTCGCGCGGCCGATCTCTTGGTGTTGGAAGATGTCGGGAAGCTCGCGACGAAACATCCCGCGCAGCGCGAACTTCTCTACACGCTCGACGCTCTCGAAGCGCGCGGCGCTCGGGTCGTCGCCACGTTCGATGCTCCGCCGCAACGTTTGGAAACGTTCCTGCCGGGGCTCGTCGGTCGCTTGAGCGGCGGCGTGGTCGTGGCGCTGGTACCGCCGTCGACGACTTCGCGACGGGCGATCTTGGAGCGCATTGTTACTTTGCGCGGAATGCAGATCGAGCCGAAAGCGCTGGAGCTCTTAGCGGGCGATCTGGAAAAGACCGTGCCTGAGCTGCGCGGAATTCTCACGACGCTGCACGCGCTCGTCGGGCAAGAACTTGCCGAAGGATCGAAGACTCGCAGCGATACCGTGATCGATACGCCGTTCGTGCGTCGGTATTTGGAACAACGCTCGCAAGCCGCGGCTCCGGCGATGAAGACGATCGCCGAGCAATCGGCTCGTCGCTACGGCCTGACGGTCGCCGACTTGAAAAGCGGTTCGCGCCGGCGAACGGTCGTCGCGGCTCGTGATGCGGCGATCTTTCTCGCGCGCCGGTTGACGAACAAAAGCCTGCAGGAAATCGGCGACTTCTTCGGCGGCCGCGACCATACGACCATTTTACATAGTTGCCGCAAACTCGAACAATCGAGCGAGAGCGATCCGGAAACCCGGGAAGCGATCGACGCGATCCGACAGAAACTCGCCCGCCTTTGAACATCGTCATGAACGACGCGAGCCTGGGGAAATCCTGTCGCTCGCATGTCACTCGTTGCGGCATCGCTCGACACGACCGAACAACCGAACAAGCCACGAACCAAGAACCAAGAACAACCAACGATCGAGTAGCAACGGACGAACGCCGAGTCGACAAGTTCTACACGAGCCCGACGATGCCGGAGAATGCGAACAGGCCGAGACTTATCACGTGTAACGTCGCGCTATCGACAGCTTCGAGCTTCGCATTCCTACTCCTATTATTTATTTAAATACTTTAAGAGAAGAGCAGACGCCTTCGGCGAAGCGAAACTTCGCCATTCAACTTGAGAACGGATTTCGCACTATGAAAGTCAGTTGTGAACGGGACAAACTCTTAGCCGCTTTCCAACTCGCCGCGGCCGTGGCCCCGAGCCGGAGCCCTAAGCCGATCTTGCAGAACGTGAAACTCGAAGCGACGAAAGACGGCTCGGTTCTCACGGCGACCGATCTTGAAGTCGGCGTGCGGATCAACGTCGCCGGCGTTACGGTCGAAGCTCCCGGCACCGCACTCCTACAGGTCGCACGCTTCGGCTCGATCTTGCGCGAAACGAACGACCCGACGATCCGGATCGAGACCGACGGCCGCGGCACGATCATTCGCGGCGAGCGGAGCGAGTTTCGCTTGCCGGCCGAAAACCCGGACGAGTTTCCGAGCGTCGCGCAGTTTACCGACACCGCTTACTTAGAGCTTCCGGCTCGCTTGCTCCGCGAGTTGATTCGCCGCACCGTCTTCGCAACCGATAACGAAAGCAGCCGTTATGCCCTCGGCGGCGTGTTGCTCGAATTCCACGACGGCGAGCTCACGGCCGTCGGCACCGATGGTCGCCGGCTCGCAGTGATGAAAGGTCCGGCCAGCGCCGTCGGCGGCTACAAGGGTGCCGATACGATGACCATCGTTCCGACCCGAGCCATGCAGTTCATCGAGCGTTCGATCGTCGACGGCGATGCCGAAGTGCAGATCGCCGCGCGAGCCAACGATATCTTGGTGAAGACCCCGCGGGCCGTGATTTACTCCCGGCTCGTCGAAGGGCGGTTCCCCAAGTGGCGCGATGTGTTCCCGAAGCGCGAAGGAACGCAGAAGATTCAACTCGTCGTCGGCCAGGCTCACAGCGCCGTGCGGCAAGCGGCGATCGTGACGAGCGAAGAAAGCCGCGGGGTCGACTTCGCATTCGGCGACGGCAAGGTCGTGCTCGCCGGTCGTGGGGCGGAGACGGGCCAATCGCGCGTCGAGCTTCCGATCGCTTACGACGAGCCGCAGATCACGATCGCACTCGACCCGCGCTACGTGAGCGATTTCTTCCGCGTCCTCGATGCGGAAAAGAACTTCACCTTGGAACTCAAAGACGGCGATAGCGCCGCCGTCTGTACGACGGACGACGGTTACGGATACGTGATCATGCCGCTGGCGAGAGACAGATAGGGATCAGGGGCCAGAGGTCGGGGGTCGGAAAAGACGGACCCTCGATGCTTCATGTTCTCTCTGATCCCTGACCTCCGACCCCTGACCCCTTCCCTACATGTTCGACCCTAAACGGCTCGTCGATATCCTGGCTGAGTTGCATGCTCGGCGGGGATACGCGCGGGTCCGAGTTGCAGATACTTGCGACGAAGCATGGCGCGAGGCCGTGGGAGAGTCGCTGATCGCGCAAACTCGCTTGGCGGCGGTACGGCGCGGAGTCGCCGAGATCACCGCCGCCAATTCGATGGTTGCTCAAGAACTACAAT is drawn from Planctomycetia bacterium and contains these coding sequences:
- a CDS encoding AAA family ATPase, which encodes MIDTSLTGHASTPIAELVTGSPRRAPTLEDFASGDENLLGLEAVRRLIDEAVVRSSGVDVREPASVATDPNATIDVAVDSTGPLVLHGPAGTGKSHLCEALVGEWQRRMPESTVVHLAASEFSERYAEAVEADRIDPFRNRFRAADLLVLEDVGKLATKHPAQRELLYTLDALEARGARVVATFDAPPQRLETFLPGLVGRLSGGVVVALVPPSTTSRRAILERIVTLRGMQIEPKALELLAGDLEKTVPELRGILTTLHALVGQELAEGSKTRSDTVIDTPFVRRYLEQRSQAAAPAMKTIAEQSARRYGLTVADLKSGSRRRTVVAARDAAIFLARRLTNKSLQEIGDFFGGRDHTTILHSCRKLEQSSESDPETREAIDAIRQKLARL
- a CDS encoding cysteine desulfurase is translated as MQSIYLDHNATTPLLPEVAEAMDRAARAGYANPASQHAAGRRARRIIEDARERIAEILGVNLATMQPDRLLFTSGGTEANNLALSGLVGGAVKGELAPAPPAAHVLLSAIEHPSIVGPGERLAAEGYDVEQIPVDGDGRVEVARFAQLLRPTSRLVSLMLGNNETGVLQPVAEVAALCRAQGVLMHTDAAQAVGKIEVDFGKLGVDALSAAAHKFHGPLGIGLLALRRGVVLRPLLIGGFQQEGLRPGTESPVLVVGLLTALEIWARDRETRTAHLTMLRNELERRLLTSCPQIVVHGARVARLPQTLNIAFVGANRQAMLMALDQAGVACSTGSACASGSSRPSPTLEAMCCSPAELESSLRFSVGSTTTTAEIVEAAARITAVFHELSSSERT
- a CDS encoding DUF721 domain-containing protein is translated as MFDPKRLVDILAELHARRGYARVRVADTCDEAWREAVGESLIAQTRLAAVRRGVAEITAANSMVAQELQFQKERIVARLAELLPEEKIRDLRCKIGPVS
- the dnaN gene encoding DNA polymerase III subunit beta; this translates as MKVSCERDKLLAAFQLAAAVAPSRSPKPILQNVKLEATKDGSVLTATDLEVGVRINVAGVTVEAPGTALLQVARFGSILRETNDPTIRIETDGRGTIIRGERSEFRLPAENPDEFPSVAQFTDTAYLELPARLLRELIRRTVFATDNESSRYALGGVLLEFHDGELTAVGTDGRRLAVMKGPASAVGGYKGADTMTIVPTRAMQFIERSIVDGDAEVQIAARANDILVKTPRAVIYSRLVEGRFPKWRDVFPKREGTQKIQLVVGQAHSAVRQAAIVTSEESRGVDFAFGDGKVVLAGRGAETGQSRVELPIAYDEPQITIALDPRYVSDFFRVLDAEKNFTLELKDGDSAAVCTTDDGYGYVIMPLARDR